GCTTTGGGAAATTAAACGGCTTGCCCCAGTAATCACCCTCAAGCATGACTTCCATAAGCGCCCTGAAAAGGAGGCGGACCTCCTTCTCGAAATCACCGTAAACCTTCAGAGGGGCCTGTTCACCATCCCATATTTTACCTTTGTATATGCATGGTTTATCTTTCCAGAGTTTAGGAACGCCCGGGCTTAACTGCACTGAGGAGAAGACGACCTGACCACCTCTTGCAACCATCATCTGTGTCATCTCATAGACAAACATCTGCATCAGCTGCATAATGGATTCATAATCCAGACCTTCAAAATATGGCGCAAGGAATGTGAGGAAGTTGTAATAACCCTGCCCTCCGGCGAAATTTGTCTGAGCACTGCCCAGAGCCTTAACTGCATGAAGCACTGCCACTTCAGCCCTCTTTGCCGGGCCTGCAACCGAGGCTTTGGTTCCGTTTCCGTCCGGCATAAGGCCATAATAGAAGAAGTACCTGAGGTCCCAGTCCTGACAGTTATGAATCAAAAGCCCGTCTGATGCAAAAAATGTATGGCTCTCTTCACTTCCGTCACCTTTCAGGAAGAAATCATAAACATACGACCCAGAGGGCGTATCAGGCTCAACTGAAACCACACGTTCCGGTCCGCCGGCTTTTTTGATCTCATGACAGCCTGCAATAAAATTGTCAATATGGGCCTGACGTTCATCGAGGAATGATGCATATTCTGAGAATATTTCAACATTCTTTCTGCCCTGGAACTGAACCCGGTACAGCGTCCGGCGCCCGGAATCTTCACTGTACAGTTCTGTAATATGTGGATTTATTCCAAGTGATGTCAGAAGAAGACTAAGCTCCTGGCGAAGTGACTCAGAAGCAGTTGTATAATTAACAATACAATCAGATTTTTCCGGCCTGTAATATGCAGATCCATCTCCGGTAAAGAGTGCTGAGAGGAATTCACGCAGCAGGGCATTATCAGCATGATAGACTATCCATGGCAGGCGTTTCTGCACACTTCCTTCAGGAATATTAAAGACAAACCGGAATAGCAGATAAACCAGCTTTCCTCCGAAATATACCTGTAGTGCACGCTTCTTTTCAACTTCTACACCATAAATTGTGGTTATATCATCAACAGGCTGTGTAACTGTTGCAAATGTATTCAGGGTCTCCGTTACTGATGCCTGGATTGCTGCTGACTGGTGGTTTTCTGTGATAGCGAGATTATACTGTCCCTTTTCAGGGTAAGCATTGTAATTTCCTTCTGATACAAAGAAACCAAGCAGACGCATAAGATCAGGAGTAACAGGAAGAATGGCTGGGAGATCATGAGTGCTTCCGGTCGCCCCAACTGTAATACCTGATCTCTCAGCTATCCCGTAATGATTACAGAACTCAAGGTAATGCCTGATTGGCATTATACCCCTGGAATACCACTGCTTCTGGTGGGTGATGCCAAGAGCCTCTGAGATTCCCTGGAATGATTCAGCTTCACCAGCCTCCACAACAGAGGAGAAATATTCTCCGGCTCCCCGTACATAAATCCCTTCCAGCAGGTCATCGGGAACAGATGTAATCAGTTCATGAATGAGATCAATCTCACTGACAGGTTCGCCACGGACAGAATCTGAATCTGAGATTGCATAGAGTATATCACCCTTTACTATCTCCTCTGCTTTCCTGATAACCATCCCTTCATCTTTCTGCACAGGAATCCTGTGCTCTTTTGTGACGGACAGTGAGCGACCACCCGATGTCTTTATCCGGATCAGTTCTCCGTCATTCACCTTACGCCGGGTAACCTTATCCACACAGGCCCAGCCCTTCTTTGTAAGAAGTTCAAGATCATCAGTATGCAGGGTATCTCCTGAGAAGAGCAGTTCATCAGGCCGCACACTCCGGATACGGCCGGCAGATCTCATTGGAATGACAGTGCTGCCGTCAATGCAGAACGGTCTTGTGCCAAAATACTCAAGGTCATGAATGTGCATATCACCACGCAGGTGGTAATCCGCAAGTTCCGGAGGCAGCTGGAGGAGATACTGCTCTTTGCTTATCTTGTCAGCCTTCTTCTTATGCGATGTCTCGGCATTTTCCTGAAGGTTTGCATTATCCTTGGACTCAAAACCCTTTCCGACATCAATCATATGAGCATCATAAACAGGCGTGCCCACTCTTGTAAGAACATTCCTGTATTCATGAAGATCATTTTCAATGAGTGTAATATTCAGAATTTCCCTGATCAAAGGTCCGCTCAGAAATTTAAGTCCCATTTTAAGGATCTTCTGCTCAACATTTCTGGCAATATCCCTTGCAAGCTCCTCATCTGCTGCTTTCCCCCCATAAAACTCCTCTAAAAGAAGTGATTCCTTCAGAATCATCCGGACTATTCTCTCCCGGTCCCAGTCAATTATATGGCCGGTTGAAGTCCTGACTTTCGGAAGCGGAGGGAGAGTAAATCCATCAAGGGTCTTCTGTCTTGAGGCCCTGTTCTGTTCTCCCGGCATCAGTTAATCACCTTTTATAAGAGGAAGGACAGTATCCGCATTTACTGAACCCTCTTTAAATATCTCTGATGACGTAAGGAAAGTATCCCCCACCTGAAGAACCGGCGCTTCCCTGACAAAGACATTGTTAAGGCGAAGTTCGGTCATATTAACGGGATCTGAGAGATCAAGTTCAGAATATTCAAAACCGTTTGCTTTAATAAAAGTCTTCAATATTTCACAATTTGGACAGATTTCAAGAGTATATACTACAATATTTAAATTTTCTCCCAATAAAAAAACCTCCGGTAGATAGCTATTACATTATTGTTTATGATGGCATAAAACCATACTCATCCGAGCCGATCAAAGGATTTATCCCTGATATGACAGAGGCTTAAAAAATATAATATATCGCTATTTTCAGGAAATTGCGGCCGAACTCCAGAGATTAAATTATGTACAGTCTGCTGCACCGGGTTTACTGTTTACCTGATAAGATAATACTTACGGGCGGCAGGAGATCATATCAGATAATAGCCCGTTACAGGGAATTCTTCAGCAGACCGGCACTTAATTAATTTCAGGATGCCAGTGACCACCAATATTTCACCGGAAATATTGGAATGATTCATCTTAACTGCCGCACAAATATTAATCATATGACAAGGGTATTTGTGGCAATTGAACTCCCGCAGGAGATAAAGGAGCAGTTTCATGCAGTTCATGGCAGACTGAAAGAATCAGATGCAAAACTTACATTTGTAAATCCGGATATTGCACATATCACCCTGAAATTTATAGGAGAAGTGAACGAGGAGAAACTCAGTGAAATTATCACAGCCCTCAAAAAACTTACCTGTGAATCTTTTGAGATGGCCACCGGAAAACCGGAGCTGAACAGCAGGAAAAACCCGCGCATAATATGGATTTCATGCACTGACAAGGGGGAATCTGAAAAACTCTTCAGCGCCGTTGAGGAACTGCTCAGTCAGGCAGGAATACCAAAGGAGAAGAGAGATTTTAAAGCACACGCAACTCTCGCAAGAATAAAAAAATACTCCCCGGGATTAAAAGAGATAATATATCAGAATTCAGACGGATGCTTCTGTTTCAGCCCGGACAAATTTAAGGTATCAGCAATATACCTGAAAAAGAGCACACTGACACCACAGGGGCCGGTGTACGAAGATATTCTGGAGGTAGAGTTTTGAAATATTCTGATATCGAAAACAGTATACTTCAAAAGATCAGGCCAAAGCAGGAAGAGAGGGAGAGGGTTGAATCCGTAGCCCTGGAGCTGCTTGCCGAAGTTGACAGGAGCGAATATGCAACCGGGATGGTCGTAGGATCAATTGCACGCGACACCTGGGTATCAGGAGACCGGGATCTTGATGTATTCATGCTTTTTGACCCCTCTGTCACAAGAGAAGACCTTGAGAAGAAAGGCCTTTCCCTGGCAAAAGAGATCACAGAGAAATTCGGCGCAGTTCCGGTTGAAAAATATGCTGAACACCCCTACATCAATACAAATATCAAAGGATTTGACATCGATCTCGTCCCGTGCTACAGCATCAGATCAGCAGCAAACATCCTCAGCGCGGTTGACAGGACCCCTTTTCATACACGATACATTAAAGAGAAAGTGACCGGCCTTACAGATGACATCCTCCTTGCCAAACGGTTTGCAAAATCATGTGGAGTGTACGGCTCAGACCATATGACAGAAGGGTTTGCAGGATATCTCTGTGAACTTCTTGTTTACCATTACGGCGGGTTTAAAGAACTCATCAGAGCCGCGGCATCCGAATGGAAACCGGGCCTGATAATCGATATTGAGGAACACAGGACAAAAGATTTTGATGAACCGCTGACCGTCGTTGATCCTGTTGATCCTGGAAGAAATGTTGCAGCGTCGCTCTCGGCATCAAAGATGGCCGAGTTCTCAGAATATTCAAGAGGGTACCTCGAAAAACCATCAGAAATCTTTTTTGAACTCCGGGAAAAAAAATACCTTACAAAAGAGGAATATAAGGAAATACTTGCAGAAAGAGGCACATACATCTATTCAGTTGTCTTTAAAACACCAAATGCAATTCCTGACATTATAGTGCCGCAGCTCAGAAAGAGTGTATCCGGCATTGAGGAGATGCTTGAAAGAAACGGATTTGCAGTTAACAGATACAGCGAATTTATGGGAGAGGAAAACTGCATACTTCTCTTTGAACTTTTAAATGATAATCTGCCCGGAATAATAAAGCGGGAAGGTCCGCCGCTGTGGAACAGAGCAAATGCAGAAAAATTTTTCCATAAACATCTTGACAGCACCAGTTCAGGCCCTTATATTGAAAATGCAAGATATTATGTGGAGATTGAAAGGAAGTACAGAAATGCCGGAGAGATTCTGAATTCACCGGAAGTTCTCCAGTCAGGGCTTGGCAAACATGTCAGAAGGTCCATAAATAACGGATATGATGTATTTTCCGGAGATGCCTGCTACAGTGATGAATTTTCAGGATTTCTGCATGATTTTTTCAGGAAATACTCACCATTTGCAGAAATTTATACTGATGTAAACAGCAGATAAACCTTATAAAATATTTTCAGAATAAACAGCCAGATTGCCGTGTCAGCATCATCTGCCGCCCATAACACAATTTTTCCGGAATTAACATTTATCCGGACGTTTTCAGACCACATCTAAATTAATATTACCATTATCATTATTATACCTGAATTTTAACCTGCAAAAAGAAATCTACTTCACAGTGCCGCTTTCCGGGATACAGCAGACTCCAAAAATATATTTCTCACATTCGGAACTGCCTGAAAATATTACGGATATTACAGATCCATAACGGAAAGTACAATATTACATCGCAGGACCATAACGGAAAATAATCCCGTAAAATAATCCGTGGTTGAGATAAAGAGACACCCACCAGAAAAGTATATACTATTTTGAAATAATATATAGAGCTGAAAAGAACATAACAGAGAATAACAGGATTTCCTAAAAACCAATCCGGAAATGAAGATGAGTTTTAGAATTCCAATGATGAGATATTCAGTTAAACGGTGAAAAATGCATGGAAATAAGAAAAGTACAGATAACAGGCGGATCCTCCTATATAGTCTCTCTGCCAAAAGAGTGGATCAGAGAATCAGACATTAAAAAAAATGACCCTCTCGGACTTATAGTTCAGCCGGACGGAACCCTCACAATAACTCCAAGACTCTCAGGCAAGACGGCAGAGAGAGAAAAAGAGTTCAATATGAAGGAGATCAGAGATCCGGATGTACTCTACAGACTACTTATAGGCGCTTATGTTACCGGATATAACCGGATAATAATAAAAGCTCAGACAAGACTCCCATCTTTTGCCCACAGAGTCGTCAGAATGTTCATCCAGGTCTCAATAGGTCAGGAGGTATCGGAAGAGACAGAGAGAACAATTGTGATTAAAGACCTCTTAAATCCCGGAGAGATGCCATTTGAAAACATAATATCAAGAATGATCGTCATCATTGAAGGAATGACAAAAGATTCACTCTTCGCATTAAAAACCCGTGACAGCGAACTTACGGATGACATAATCCTGAGAGACAGAGATATAAACAGACTGTACTGGCTGATCTCAAGGCAGTACAACCTCCTCTTAAAAAACGTATCACTTTCAAGAGAAATGGGGATAAATGTGGACAATGCTATCCATTATCTCCAGGTATCAAGAGTACTTGAAAGAGTAGGCGATCAGATCGTACACATCGCAGAAAATGTAAAATCACTCCTTTACACCCCTGTTGAAAGAAAAATGATGGACTCACTCACCCAACTGTCATACGAGTCCATAAATATCCTGAATTCGTCTGTAAAATCCTTCTATAACGAAGATATAAATCTCACAAACAATACACTGACAGACATTAAAGAATTCAGAAAAAAATGCGATAAAATATCCTATGATTTATTTGATACAAACAAACCGGGAATTGTTCCTTTTGCATACATAATTGAAAACTTCAAGAGAGTGAGCGAGTACTCAGGAGTAATATGCGAAACATCCATTAATTATTACGTAATGAACTCAGAATAACAGATAAACAGATAAATTTACCCCACAATCAAATATATAATTCTATATAGATCATATTTGAACTAAATTGGGATCCAAGATAGTTATAAATATACCTTTTTTCAAGTAATAATCATGTCAGAAATATCCAGAATGCTGGAAAGGATAGAGAAAGACAAAGTCAAATTTATCAGACTTCAGTTTTCAGACATCCAGGGCCAGATAAAAAATGTCGCCATACCTGCAATGCAGGCCGAAAAAGCACTAACACAGGGAATATCCTTTGATGGTTCCTCAATAGAAGGGTTCGCACGTATTGAAGAATCAGATATGCTGCTTAAGCCGGACCACACCACATACGCAGTCCTCCCCTGGAGACCGGAAGAGTCACGCGTTGCAAGATTCATCTGCGATGTCTACCGGCCAGACGGTACTCCGTTTGAAGGTGATCCAAGATACATCCTGAAAAAGACACTCGCAGAAGCAGCAGAGATGGGCTACACATTCAACACAGGTCCGGAACTTGAGTTCTTCCTGTTTAAGATGATAAACGGAAAACCAAGCATAGAATTTCAGGACCAGGGAGGATATTTTGACCTCGCCCCGACCGACCTTGCAGAGAATGTAAGACGTGACATCATACTGGCACTTACTGAGATGGGCTTTGAAATAGAGGCA
The sequence above is a segment of the Methanoplanus limicola DSM 2279 genome. Coding sequences within it:
- the nrdD gene encoding anaerobic ribonucleoside-triphosphate reductase codes for the protein MPGEQNRASRQKTLDGFTLPPLPKVRTSTGHIIDWDRERIVRMILKESLLLEEFYGGKAADEELARDIARNVEQKILKMGLKFLSGPLIREILNITLIENDLHEYRNVLTRVGTPVYDAHMIDVGKGFESKDNANLQENAETSHKKKADKISKEQYLLQLPPELADYHLRGDMHIHDLEYFGTRPFCIDGSTVIPMRSAGRIRSVRPDELLFSGDTLHTDDLELLTKKGWACVDKVTRRKVNDGELIRIKTSGGRSLSVTKEHRIPVQKDEGMVIRKAEEIVKGDILYAISDSDSVRGEPVSEIDLIHELITSVPDDLLEGIYVRGAGEYFSSVVEAGEAESFQGISEALGITHQKQWYSRGIMPIRHYLEFCNHYGIAERSGITVGATGSTHDLPAILPVTPDLMRLLGFFVSEGNYNAYPEKGQYNLAITENHQSAAIQASVTETLNTFATVTQPVDDITTIYGVEVEKKRALQVYFGGKLVYLLFRFVFNIPEGSVQKRLPWIVYHADNALLREFLSALFTGDGSAYYRPEKSDCIVNYTTASESLRQELSLLLTSLGINPHITELYSEDSGRRTLYRVQFQGRKNVEIFSEYASFLDERQAHIDNFIAGCHEIKKAGGPERVVSVEPDTPSGSYVYDFFLKGDGSEESHTFFASDGLLIHNCQDWDLRYFFYYGLMPDGNGTKASVAGPAKRAEVAVLHAVKALGSAQTNFAGGQGYYNFLTFLAPYFEGLDYESIMQLMQMFVYEMTQMMVARGGQVVFSSVQLSPGVPKLWKDKPCIYKGKIWDGEQAPLKVYGDFEKEVRLLFRALMEVMLEGDYWGKPFNFPKPEVSIEPDFMEEDEEFNRNNPGIPSYRDLYLLTFELASKYGTPYYDNQIPAYRGAGEGISCYQCCAYQFSSMADDDDHFDDKLIFKDGKHFSMGSWQVVSVNCPRAAYKAEGSDEALFSELKRLMDVATEIFKIKRRWMDNIRAKGRMPFAMQRPKDPNDPDSEIRGEVAVDLEGLVYTVGIVGVNEMVKHHTGYELHENREAFKLAVRAMTEMELYAKEISSRQGMTIALARTPAETTGQRFAVADLIEDNFHDYAADVVKGDLKSALENLGESFDLPVYYTNGTHVSPGADVTLTKRMEIEHVFFPIVDGGNIFHIWLGEARPDPRGLMDMAMNLCKNTQIGYFAFTRDLTVSLKQFTEYKPEDDKEPVFSPVDSGIRV
- a CDS encoding glutaredoxin family protein, translating into MGENLNIVVYTLEICPNCEILKTFIKANGFEYSELDLSDPVNMTELRLNNVFVREAPVLQVGDTFLTSSEIFKEGSVNADTVLPLIKGD
- the thpR gene encoding RNA 2',3'-cyclic phosphodiesterase, translating into MIHLNCRTNINHMTRVFVAIELPQEIKEQFHAVHGRLKESDAKLTFVNPDIAHITLKFIGEVNEEKLSEIITALKKLTCESFEMATGKPELNSRKNPRIIWISCTDKGESEKLFSAVEELLSQAGIPKEKRDFKAHATLARIKKYSPGLKEIIYQNSDGCFCFSPDKFKVSAIYLKKSTLTPQGPVYEDILEVEF
- the cca gene encoding CCA tRNA nucleotidyltransferase, whose translation is MKYSDIENSILQKIRPKQEERERVESVALELLAEVDRSEYATGMVVGSIARDTWVSGDRDLDVFMLFDPSVTREDLEKKGLSLAKEITEKFGAVPVEKYAEHPYINTNIKGFDIDLVPCYSIRSAANILSAVDRTPFHTRYIKEKVTGLTDDILLAKRFAKSCGVYGSDHMTEGFAGYLCELLVYHYGGFKELIRAAASEWKPGLIIDIEEHRTKDFDEPLTVVDPVDPGRNVAASLSASKMAEFSEYSRGYLEKPSEIFFELREKKYLTKEEYKEILAERGTYIYSVVFKTPNAIPDIIVPQLRKSVSGIEEMLERNGFAVNRYSEFMGEENCILLFELLNDNLPGIIKREGPPLWNRANAEKFFHKHLDSTSSGPYIENARYYVEIERKYRNAGEILNSPEVLQSGLGKHVRRSINNGYDVFSGDACYSDEFSGFLHDFFRKYSPFAEIYTDVNSR
- a CDS encoding phosphate signaling complex PhoU family protein, with the protein product MEIRKVQITGGSSYIVSLPKEWIRESDIKKNDPLGLIVQPDGTLTITPRLSGKTAEREKEFNMKEIRDPDVLYRLLIGAYVTGYNRIIIKAQTRLPSFAHRVVRMFIQVSIGQEVSEETERTIVIKDLLNPGEMPFENIISRMIVIIEGMTKDSLFALKTRDSELTDDIILRDRDINRLYWLISRQYNLLLKNVSLSREMGINVDNAIHYLQVSRVLERVGDQIVHIAENVKSLLYTPVERKMMDSLTQLSYESINILNSSVKSFYNEDINLTNNTLTDIKEFRKKCDKISYDLFDTNKPGIVPFAYIIENFKRVSEYSGVICETSINYYVMNSE